Proteins from a genomic interval of Paenibacillus lentus:
- the smc gene encoding chromosome segregation protein SMC produces MFLKRIELAGFKSFADKTEMEFVRGITAVVGPNGSGKSNISDGIRWVLGEQSAKSLRGGKMEDIIFAGSDSRKAVNYGEVSLTLDNTDHALPLDFSEVTVTRRVHRSGDSEYMINKQSCRLKDITELFMDTGIGKEAYSIIGQGRIEEILSTRSEDRRGIFEEASGIVKYKSRKRDARRKLDDTEQNLLRIHDLVSELEDQIGPLKEQSEKALRYKELREELKHKEISLYVHQIEKIHETWSEANAKLAKLQEEQLALSTIVSAHDAKLESDRLALRQIEEHIDVLQGQLLEYSESFEKSEGFGEVLKEREKNLIQNREQLRQSLAVNEERYAQRAEEMNALSEKFAEAEKQLNELRTELSAEEVKLIGVTGGISQAQEEALKGQLLETMNEMAEARNEIRYADQQKESVQRRMDRSEEEGLKWQEDLARLKGRKADLERVLSRLSKEIADLRSRYITESERHQSLQKLAEESSTNIRKWEQRREALISRRDTMKEMEEDFDGFILGVKEVLKASRKSLLGGVHGAVAELIRVPEKLELAVETALGAAMQHIVMENEAVSRQAIAFLKQRQLGRATFLPLDVIRPRQISAADKRTLEEAEGFIGIGAELVGHDPRYANIVGSLLGSVVFASDLERANKMAARCQYRFRIVTLEGDVVNAGGSMTGGSQHRKNSNLLGRKRQLDQLAGDIRESEEMLEKLRLGMNDVRAQMKQCEQELDKLREAGDSKRAEEQSQTSELKQVKHELRHVSEQFELYGQEKGHYAQEIEELVKSKAAAEARLQELEKEEQTIRQSIQAAEFARKANESVKEELQHQLTGLKVREGKLDQECNSLREQLQRSEEEFEIQKKELEQNRSILQSIEADLKQNEIQSVNQREEMNDFRLKKERTSEQLEMERASRIVLVKKLEDGESETKEQRIGLKAVEEQLRQTEIQANRLDVELDNILHKLSEEYELSFELAKQRYAVPEDVPQTQGEVKELKRQITLLGEVNLGAIDEYERVSERYQFLTEQKDDLIEAKTTLYQVIKEMDDEMSKRFKITFDAIRKEFGTVFTKLFGGGRADLVLIDPDNLLETGIDVVAQPPGKKLQNLQLLSGGERALTAMALLFAILHVKPVPFCVLDEVEAALDEANVARFAQYLREFSEQTQFIVVTHRKGTMEEADVLYGVTMEEGGVSKLVSVKLEDEETVEIA; encoded by the coding sequence ATGTTTTTGAAACGGATCGAGTTAGCAGGATTTAAATCTTTTGCCGACAAAACGGAAATGGAATTTGTACGTGGCATTACGGCTGTAGTTGGCCCTAACGGGAGCGGAAAAAGTAATATCTCGGACGGCATACGTTGGGTGTTGGGCGAACAGAGTGCCAAGTCGCTCCGCGGCGGCAAAATGGAAGATATTATTTTTGCGGGCAGCGACTCGCGTAAAGCGGTGAATTACGGAGAAGTCTCTCTGACCCTTGATAACACGGATCATGCGCTTCCGTTGGATTTCAGTGAAGTGACAGTAACGCGGCGGGTTCATCGCAGCGGGGATAGCGAGTACATGATCAATAAGCAATCCTGTCGCTTGAAGGACATTACCGAGCTGTTCATGGATACGGGGATCGGAAAAGAAGCCTATTCAATTATCGGCCAAGGACGTATTGAAGAAATTTTAAGTACACGTTCTGAGGATCGACGAGGAATTTTTGAAGAGGCCTCCGGGATTGTTAAATATAAAAGCCGTAAACGGGATGCCCGGCGCAAACTCGATGATACGGAACAAAATCTGCTGCGTATTCACGATCTGGTCAGTGAATTAGAAGATCAAATCGGGCCTTTGAAGGAGCAATCGGAGAAGGCGCTTCGTTATAAAGAGCTCCGTGAGGAGTTAAAGCATAAAGAAATATCGCTATATGTGCACCAAATCGAGAAAATTCATGAAACCTGGAGCGAGGCTAACGCTAAGCTGGCCAAGCTGCAGGAGGAGCAATTGGCCCTATCGACAATCGTATCGGCTCATGATGCCAAGCTGGAAAGCGATCGACTTGCGCTTCGCCAGATCGAGGAGCATATTGATGTGCTTCAAGGGCAGCTCTTGGAATATAGTGAAAGCTTTGAAAAGAGCGAGGGCTTTGGCGAGGTGCTGAAGGAGCGGGAGAAGAACCTGATCCAGAATAGGGAACAGCTTCGCCAATCACTCGCTGTCAATGAGGAGCGTTATGCCCAGCGGGCGGAAGAGATGAATGCCCTGTCTGAGAAGTTTGCCGAGGCGGAAAAGCAGTTGAACGAACTGAGAACGGAGCTCTCGGCAGAAGAAGTCAAGCTCATTGGCGTAACTGGTGGAATTAGCCAGGCTCAGGAGGAAGCGCTCAAAGGACAATTGCTGGAAACGATGAATGAAATGGCCGAAGCTCGAAATGAAATTCGCTATGCTGATCAGCAGAAAGAAAGCGTCCAACGGCGCATGGATCGCTCGGAGGAAGAAGGCTTGAAATGGCAGGAGGACTTGGCTCGCCTAAAAGGTAGAAAAGCTGATCTAGAGCGAGTACTGTCCCGGCTCAGCAAAGAAATTGCCGACCTTCGTAGCCGCTACATTACTGAAAGCGAACGTCATCAATCGCTCCAGAAGCTTGCAGAGGAAAGTTCAACAAATATTCGCAAATGGGAGCAAAGGCGCGAAGCCCTTATTTCCCGACGCGATACGATGAAAGAGATGGAGGAGGATTTTGACGGCTTTATCCTTGGGGTCAAGGAAGTGTTAAAGGCCTCCCGCAAATCATTACTCGGGGGAGTCCACGGTGCAGTAGCCGAACTGATTCGGGTTCCGGAGAAGCTTGAGCTTGCCGTTGAGACTGCGCTGGGAGCCGCGATGCAGCATATCGTGATGGAGAATGAAGCAGTTTCCCGTCAAGCGATTGCATTTTTAAAGCAGCGCCAGCTTGGACGGGCGACCTTCCTGCCGCTCGATGTCATTCGTCCCCGGCAAATTTCTGCGGCGGATAAGAGAACGCTGGAGGAAGCGGAAGGTTTTATCGGTATTGGAGCCGAGCTTGTCGGTCATGATCCACGTTATGCGAATATCGTAGGCAGTTTGCTGGGGAGTGTCGTGTTTGCCAGTGATTTGGAAAGAGCCAATAAGATGGCGGCCCGTTGTCAGTACAGGTTCAGAATCGTTACTTTGGAGGGCGACGTCGTTAATGCCGGCGGTTCGATGACCGGGGGAAGCCAGCACCGGAAGAACAGCAATTTATTAGGGCGTAAGCGCCAACTGGATCAGCTTGCTGGGGATATTCGTGAAAGCGAGGAAATGCTGGAGAAGCTGAGGCTGGGAATGAATGATGTTCGCGCTCAAATGAAGCAGTGCGAGCAGGAACTAGACAAATTACGTGAAGCTGGAGATAGTAAACGTGCGGAGGAACAGTCTCAGACAAGCGAGCTCAAGCAGGTGAAGCACGAATTGCGGCATGTATCCGAACAGTTTGAGCTTTATGGACAAGAGAAGGGACACTACGCCCAAGAGATCGAGGAACTAGTCAAAAGCAAAGCAGCAGCTGAAGCGAGACTGCAGGAGCTGGAGAAAGAGGAGCAAACGATTCGTCAATCGATACAAGCGGCGGAATTTGCCCGTAAAGCAAATGAATCTGTGAAGGAAGAGTTGCAGCACCAATTGACCGGACTTAAAGTTCGGGAGGGCAAGCTGGATCAGGAATGTAACTCGCTTCGTGAGCAGCTTCAGCGTTCAGAGGAAGAGTTCGAGATCCAGAAGAAGGAATTGGAGCAGAACCGCAGCATACTTCAATCGATAGAGGCTGATTTAAAACAGAATGAAATACAAAGCGTCAATCAGCGCGAAGAGATGAATGATTTCAGGCTGAAGAAAGAACGCACAAGCGAGCAGCTTGAGATGGAGCGTGCTTCGCGAATCGTATTGGTTAAGAAGCTCGAGGACGGCGAGAGTGAGACCAAGGAGCAAAGAATCGGTCTAAAGGCCGTTGAGGAGCAGCTTCGTCAAACAGAAATTCAGGCAAACAGGCTAGATGTGGAGCTTGATAACATTTTGCATAAGCTAAGCGAAGAATATGAGCTTAGCTTTGAACTGGCAAAACAGCGCTACGCTGTACCGGAGGACGTGCCGCAAACGCAAGGAGAAGTCAAGGAGCTGAAACGGCAGATTACGTTACTTGGGGAAGTGAATCTGGGAGCGATTGACGAATACGAGCGAGTCTCGGAGCGTTATCAATTTCTGACTGAGCAAAAGGATGATCTGATTGAAGCAAAGACGACGCTTTATCAGGTTATTAAGGAAATGGATGACGAAATGTCCAAGCGCTTTAAAATAACCTTCGATGCCATCCGGAAGGAATTCGGTACGGTGTTTACCAAGCTTTTTGGAGGTGGGCGTGCGGATCTCGTGCTCATAGATCCAGATAACCTGCTGGAGACCGGGATTGATGTTGTGGCTCAGCCGCCGGGGAAAAAGTTGCAGAACCTACAGCTTCTTTCGGGGGGGGAGCGGGCATTAACGGCTATGGCACTGCTCTTTGCAATTCTGCATGTAAAGCCTGTGCCATTCTGTGTGCTCGATGAGGTGGAAGCTGCACTGGATGAAGCCAATGTGGCGAGGTTCGCCCAATATTTGCGCGAATTCTCCGAACAGACCCAGTTTATCGTCGTTACCCACCGTAAAGGGACAATGGAAGAGGCGGATGTCCTCTATGGGGTAACAATGGAGGAAGGCGGGGTATCCAAGCTCGTCTCTGTGAAGCTGGAGGATGAGGAGACCGTGGAAATTGCTTGA
- the rnc gene encoding ribonuclease III codes for MSGDLKQLQHKLQIVFQNRQLLKQAFTHASYVNEHRFSQHQDNERLEFLGDAVLELTVSEHLYRMFPDRPEGELTKLRAAIVCEPSLVKFAESLEFGKYVLLGKGEELTGGRTRPALLADVFESFIGALYLDQGLKAVNAFLHQYVFSQFTLNGKLQTTDYKTELQELTQHHNMGVLEYRIVEERGPAHEREFVSEVSMDGRALGQGTGRSKKEAEQQAAAVALERLKSSYE; via the coding sequence TTGAGTGGAGATCTGAAGCAGTTACAGCACAAACTTCAAATTGTATTCCAAAACCGACAGCTGTTGAAACAGGCCTTTACCCATGCATCATATGTGAATGAACATCGGTTCAGCCAGCATCAGGATAACGAGCGTCTAGAGTTTCTGGGCGACGCTGTCCTGGAGCTGACCGTATCCGAGCATTTGTATCGGATGTTTCCGGATCGTCCTGAGGGAGAATTGACCAAGCTTCGGGCAGCGATCGTATGCGAGCCTTCTTTGGTGAAATTCGCCGAGAGCCTGGAGTTTGGCAAATACGTATTGCTCGGAAAAGGAGAGGAATTAACCGGGGGACGAACCCGCCCGGCTTTGCTGGCGGATGTATTCGAATCGTTCATCGGTGCCCTTTATCTGGATCAAGGCTTGAAGGCTGTTAATGCCTTTCTTCATCAATATGTATTCTCTCAATTTACGCTTAATGGGAAGCTCCAGACTACGGACTATAAGACTGAACTGCAGGAACTCACGCAGCATCATAATATGGGGGTGCTTGAGTACCGGATCGTGGAGGAGCGTGGACCGGCCCATGAACGCGAGTTTGTCTCCGAGGTTTCCATGGATGGTCGGGCACTGGGGCAAGGAACTGGGCGTTCCAAGAAGGAAGCTGAACAGCAGGCTGCCGCAGTGGCGTTAGAACGTTTGAAATCTTCGTATGAATGA
- the fabF gene encoding beta-ketoacyl-ACP synthase II: MKHRVVITGMGVVTSLGQDLDTFWNNLTAGKSGVSAIESFDVSEYPTRIAASVKDFNVEDYVDRKDARKMDRFVQFAAAAATNAIKDSGLVIGEQVDPERVGVIIGSGIGGLGTWEDQHNILLQKGPKRVSPFFIPMMIANMASGHVSILFGAKGPNSTAVTACATGTHSIGDSYKLIQRGDADVMICGGAEATIRPTGLAGFCSMRAMSTRNEEPEKASRPFDTGRDGFVMGEGSGVLVLESLEHAQKRGARIYGEVIGYGLSADAHHMTDPDPNGARRCMEMAIRDAGIAANEVDYINAHGTSTPVGDRSETLAIKEALGDHARKIAVSSTKSMTGHLLGAAGGVEAVICGLTIKNGMIAPTINLENQDPECDLDYVPNQARPANVTVAMSNSFGFGGHNATIVLKKFEA, translated from the coding sequence TTGAAGCATAGAGTGGTAATAACCGGCATGGGAGTCGTAACATCCCTCGGTCAAGACTTGGATACGTTCTGGAATAATCTAACGGCAGGGAAATCGGGGGTATCCGCTATCGAATCATTTGATGTTAGCGAATATCCGACCCGGATCGCTGCCTCGGTGAAGGACTTCAATGTCGAAGATTACGTGGACCGTAAGGATGCCCGCAAAATGGATCGTTTTGTTCAATTTGCGGCAGCGGCGGCTACGAATGCTATAAAAGACAGCGGCCTCGTGATTGGTGAACAAGTTGATCCAGAGCGTGTTGGCGTTATTATCGGTTCAGGTATTGGCGGCCTAGGAACATGGGAAGACCAGCATAATATTTTGCTGCAGAAGGGACCGAAGCGTGTAAGTCCATTCTTTATTCCGATGATGATTGCAAACATGGCTTCCGGCCACGTGTCGATACTGTTCGGAGCTAAAGGACCTAACAGTACAGCTGTAACGGCGTGCGCGACCGGAACTCATTCCATTGGCGATTCGTATAAATTGATTCAACGTGGTGACGCCGATGTCATGATTTGCGGCGGCGCAGAAGCGACGATCAGACCGACTGGTCTCGCCGGATTCTGCTCGATGCGGGCGATGTCGACTCGTAATGAGGAGCCCGAAAAGGCGAGCCGTCCATTCGATACAGGACGCGATGGGTTTGTTATGGGCGAAGGATCAGGGGTTCTTGTGCTTGAATCGTTGGAGCATGCCCAGAAGCGAGGCGCGAGAATTTACGGGGAAGTGATTGGTTATGGTTTGAGCGCGGATGCGCATCATATGACCGATCCAGATCCGAATGGAGCGCGTCGCTGTATGGAAATGGCTATTCGCGATGCAGGCATTGCTGCGAATGAGGTAGATTATATTAATGCACATGGAACATCAACGCCTGTAGGTGATCGCTCTGAGACGCTTGCTATTAAGGAAGCCCTTGGTGATCATGCTCGCAAGATTGCCGTCAGCTCGACCAAGTCGATGACGGGCCATCTGCTCGGGGCTGCCGGTGGTGTGGAGGCCGTTATTTGCGGCTTGACGATTAAGAATGGAATGATCGCGCCGACGATCAATCTGGAAAATCAGGATCCGGAATGCGATTTGGATTACGTGCCTAACCAAGCTAGACCAGCGAATGTTACTGTAGCTATGTCCAACTCCTTCGGATTTGGAGGGCATAATGCCACCATTGTTCTGAAGAAATTTGAAGCATAA
- the acpP gene encoding acyl carrier protein, with amino-acid sequence MSDVLERVKRIVVDRLGADEAEVTLEASFKDDLGADSLDVVELVMELEDEFDLEISDEDAEKITTVGEVVNYIQSHT; translated from the coding sequence ATGTCCGATGTATTGGAGCGCGTAAAACGTATTGTAGTGGATCGCCTCGGCGCAGATGAAGCTGAAGTGACGCTTGAAGCGTCTTTCAAAGATGACCTAGGTGCTGATTCGCTCGATGTAGTCGAATTGGTAATGGAACTCGAAGATGAGTTCGATTTGGAAATTTCAGATGAAGATGCTGAGAAGATTACGACTGTAGGTGAAGTTGTAAACTACATACAATCTCATACCTAA
- the fabG gene encoding 3-oxoacyl-[acyl-carrier-protein] reductase yields MTKLLSGQTALVTGASRGIGRAIAFALAEAGANVAVNYAGNEEAAARVVSEIKALGVEAFAVKGHVGDSAQFEAIVKQTLDTWGRIDILVNNAGITRDNLIMRMKEEEFDEVIETNLKGVFNGIKAVTRPMMKQRSGRIINISSVVGVLGNAGQANYVAAKAGVIGLTKSSARELASRNITVNCIAPGFIATDMTDQLSEDLKQNLLADIPLSRLGQPEEIAKVAVFLASDAASYMTGQTLHVDGGMYM; encoded by the coding sequence ATGACGAAATTGCTAAGTGGTCAGACCGCTCTGGTAACTGGAGCTTCCCGCGGCATTGGACGCGCTATTGCGTTTGCGCTGGCCGAAGCAGGAGCAAATGTAGCGGTTAATTATGCGGGCAATGAAGAAGCGGCTGCTCGCGTCGTTAGCGAGATTAAGGCGCTTGGTGTAGAGGCATTTGCCGTCAAAGGCCATGTCGGGGACAGCGCGCAATTTGAGGCCATCGTTAAGCAGACCTTGGACACATGGGGCCGAATTGATATTTTAGTGAATAACGCTGGAATTACTAGAGATAATCTAATTATGCGTATGAAAGAAGAAGAGTTCGACGAAGTCATTGAGACGAACTTGAAGGGCGTATTCAATGGTATTAAGGCGGTTACTCGTCCAATGATGAAGCAGCGGTCTGGTCGCATCATTAACATATCTTCGGTCGTAGGCGTGCTAGGCAATGCCGGACAGGCGAACTATGTGGCGGCTAAGGCCGGAGTTATTGGCTTGACCAAATCGTCTGCGCGTGAGCTGGCGAGCCGGAATATTACAGTGAATTGCATTGCACCGGGTTTTATAGCGACGGATATGACGGATCAGTTATCGGAAGATCTGAAGCAAAATTTACTTGCCGATATTCCGCTATCCCGTCTTGGCCAGCCTGAAGAAATCGCAAAAGTCGCGGTGTTCCTGGCTTCCGACGCTGCATCCTACATGACTGGTCAAACACTGCATGTAGACGGCGGGATGTATATGTGA
- the fabD gene encoding ACP S-malonyltransferase, whose amino-acid sequence MGKLAFIFPGQGSQSVGMGRDIYESVPEARQLFDQADEVLGFPLSRLIFEGPETDLKQTANTQPALLTTSVALYQAFAAKGMRPDFVAGHSLGEYSALTATGSLNFSDAVSTVRARGEFMEQAVPGGQGAMAAVLGGERGALASLCAEITAGGNLVELANVNCPGQIVVSGSREGVAAVAERVKEIGAKRSIPLEVSGPFHSSLMKSAAERLAGKLQQITIHDASVPVVANVTAEAVQSAADISKLLVEQVYSPVLWEDSIAWLLEQGVDTFVEIGPGSVLTGLMKKINRGVATYNVNSLESLNQTAASLL is encoded by the coding sequence ATGGGTAAGCTCGCATTTATATTTCCGGGACAAGGTTCTCAAAGTGTAGGAATGGGTAGGGACATCTATGAATCAGTACCGGAGGCTCGGCAATTATTCGACCAAGCGGATGAAGTTCTAGGCTTTCCGTTGTCCCGGCTTATATTCGAAGGCCCTGAAACAGATTTGAAGCAGACAGCGAATACGCAGCCTGCTCTGCTGACGACTAGTGTAGCGTTGTATCAAGCTTTTGCGGCTAAAGGGATGCGTCCAGACTTCGTAGCGGGGCATAGCCTTGGGGAGTACAGTGCTTTGACGGCTACTGGATCACTTAACTTCAGCGATGCGGTCTCTACCGTACGGGCGCGTGGCGAGTTTATGGAGCAAGCCGTTCCAGGCGGACAAGGAGCGATGGCTGCGGTGCTCGGCGGAGAACGGGGGGCATTGGCTAGTTTGTGCGCTGAAATTACGGCAGGCGGGAATCTGGTAGAACTTGCGAACGTCAACTGCCCGGGACAAATTGTGGTTTCCGGTAGTCGTGAGGGCGTCGCTGCCGTGGCCGAGCGCGTGAAGGAAATCGGTGCCAAACGGTCGATTCCACTCGAAGTCAGCGGTCCTTTCCATTCGTCGCTAATGAAATCGGCTGCTGAGCGTCTTGCTGGCAAGCTGCAGCAAATAACGATTCATGATGCGTCCGTCCCTGTTGTGGCCAACGTGACGGCTGAAGCAGTTCAGAGCGCCGCGGACATTTCCAAATTGCTTGTGGAACAAGTGTATTCACCTGTTCTTTGGGAAGATAGCATTGCTTGGCTGTTGGAACAGGGCGTGGATACTTTTGTAGAAATTGGACCTGGTAGCGTGTTAACCGGACTGATGAAGAAAATAAACCGAGGCGTTGCAACCTACAATGTAAATAGCCTGGAGAGTCTGAACCAAACGGCGGCATCACTGCTGTAG
- a CDS encoding beta-ketoacyl-ACP synthase III, which produces MMKLRSVGIIGTGKYVPERVLTNAELETMVETNDEWIVSRTGIRERHIAAPNQATSDLAYEAAVKALKSAGLAAEDLELIIVATVTPDMTFPSTACILQEKLGAKKAAAFDLSAACSGFVYSLATANGFIQTGMYNNALIIGADALSRITDYTDRNTCVLFGDGAGAVVLGEVPEGRGFLSFDLGAEGAGGELLKLEGGGSRCPASEETVRSGKHFIYMNGREVFKFAVRVMGAATEEVLRKAGKDKSEIDLFVPHQANIRIIQSAMQRLDLPEEKCVINVDKYANTSAASIPLALVEAVEEGRVKEGDTLLLVGFGGGLTWGASVLVW; this is translated from the coding sequence ATGATGAAATTACGTTCAGTAGGCATCATAGGGACTGGGAAGTACGTACCTGAACGAGTGTTAACGAATGCCGAATTGGAGACGATGGTAGAAACCAATGACGAATGGATCGTATCGCGGACGGGAATTCGCGAGCGTCACATCGCGGCTCCTAATCAGGCAACATCAGATTTGGCATATGAAGCCGCTGTGAAAGCATTGAAATCAGCAGGTCTGGCTGCAGAAGATTTAGAATTGATCATTGTGGCTACAGTAACGCCGGATATGACGTTTCCGTCTACGGCATGTATTTTGCAGGAGAAGCTTGGGGCGAAGAAGGCGGCGGCTTTTGATCTATCGGCGGCTTGCTCTGGATTCGTATACAGCTTGGCTACGGCCAATGGCTTCATCCAAACTGGTATGTACAACAATGCGCTCATCATCGGAGCGGACGCCTTGTCTCGTATTACGGATTATACCGATCGAAATACCTGCGTACTGTTTGGCGATGGGGCAGGGGCTGTCGTGCTCGGTGAGGTTCCCGAAGGAAGAGGCTTCCTTTCCTTTGATCTGGGGGCAGAAGGAGCAGGCGGAGAACTGCTTAAGCTGGAAGGTGGCGGTTCGCGCTGTCCGGCTAGCGAGGAGACGGTGCGCAGTGGCAAACATTTTATTTATATGAATGGTCGTGAAGTGTTCAAATTCGCTGTCCGGGTCATGGGGGCGGCTACGGAAGAAGTGCTGCGTAAAGCTGGAAAGGACAAGAGCGAGATCGATTTATTCGTTCCGCATCAGGCTAACATCCGGATCATTCAATCAGCTATGCAGCGGCTGGATTTGCCGGAAGAGAAATGTGTCATAAACGTAGATAAATACGCCAATACGTCGGCAGCATCAATTCCGCTGGCGCTTGTGGAAGCTGTGGAGGAAGGGCGCGTTAAAGAAGGCGATACTTTGCTTCTCGTAGGCTTTGGCGGCGGTCTGACCTGGGGCGCATCTGTTCTTGTCTGGTGA
- the plsX gene encoding phosphate acyltransferase PlsX: MRIAIDAMGGDHAPKSTVEGALAAAKEWNDIEIILVGDQGQLEPLLKGTETPTNLRILHAAEVIEADDEPVRAVRRKKDASMVVAGRLVREGEAEAMISAGNTGALMTTGLLVVGRMNGIERPALAPMIPTVDERGVLALDLGANMDAKPEHLAQYALMGSIYREKVHGIHKPRVGLLNVGTEEMKGNELTKAAYPLIEQLPVHFVGNVEARDILTGACDVLVCDGFAGNILLKSLEGTAGTIFSILKQEFSKSLKNKLAAALLMPSLHGLKKTLDYKEHGGAPLLGLSGLVVKGHGSSDGEAIKNAVRQARVAIQSRLTESIAQEIIGKRVVE; this comes from the coding sequence ATGAGAATCGCCATTGATGCCATGGGCGGTGACCACGCGCCGAAGAGCACAGTAGAAGGTGCCTTGGCGGCGGCCAAGGAGTGGAATGACATTGAAATTATTCTCGTTGGCGATCAGGGGCAGCTGGAGCCGCTGTTGAAAGGCACGGAGACACCTACTAATCTAAGGATTCTACATGCCGCTGAAGTGATAGAAGCGGATGATGAGCCTGTGCGGGCGGTGCGACGCAAGAAAGATGCGTCCATGGTCGTTGCCGGCAGGCTTGTGCGTGAGGGTGAAGCGGAAGCGATGATATCGGCGGGCAATACAGGCGCGTTGATGACGACCGGGTTGCTTGTTGTAGGACGGATGAACGGCATTGAGCGTCCGGCCTTGGCGCCGATGATTCCGACAGTGGACGAGCGGGGTGTGCTGGCGCTCGATCTTGGCGCGAATATGGATGCGAAGCCGGAACACTTAGCTCAATATGCGCTTATGGGCAGCATTTATCGGGAGAAGGTACATGGTATCCACAAACCGCGCGTTGGCCTCCTGAATGTCGGAACGGAGGAAATGAAGGGGAATGAGCTCACGAAGGCAGCTTATCCGCTGATTGAACAGCTCCCGGTTCATTTCGTAGGTAATGTTGAGGCGAGGGATATCCTGACAGGCGCATGTGATGTGCTTGTGTGCGACGGTTTCGCTGGCAATATTTTACTTAAATCGCTGGAAGGAACGGCCGGGACGATATTCTCGATTCTGAAGCAGGAGTTTTCCAAATCGTTGAAGAACAAGCTGGCAGCCGCTCTATTGATGCCTTCGCTTCACGGATTGAAGAAGACACTGGACTATAAGGAGCATGGCGGAGCCCCGCTACTTGGACTTAGCGGGCTAGTCGTTAAGGGGCATGGCTCCTCGGACGGCGAAGCGATTAAGAATGCAGTAAGGCAGGCAAGAGTGGCTATTCAGAGTCGATTGACAGAGAGCATTGCACAGGAAATCATCGGGAAGCGAGTGGTAGAATGA
- the fapR gene encoding transcription factor FapR: MPKRARQQQLVKLIEENPFVTDQELTRQLKVSIQTIRLDRMELGIPELRERMKLMAERSYDQVRSLPLHEVIGEIVDLQLDKSGISIFEISKEHVFSRTGIARGHHIFAQANSLAVAVINDEIALTFSADIRFIRPVHLGEKCIAKAYVRPVSGSKGKAKVEVFTYVGEEMVFQGNFVIYRSAVEDNNEGGSQHENRH, from the coding sequence TTGCCCAAGAGGGCGAGGCAGCAGCAGCTCGTCAAACTGATCGAAGAAAATCCGTTTGTGACAGATCAGGAATTGACCCGTCAGCTGAAGGTGAGTATTCAGACGATTCGGCTCGACCGGATGGAACTGGGCATTCCTGAGCTTCGAGAACGGATGAAGCTGATGGCGGAACGTTCCTATGATCAGGTACGTTCATTGCCGCTGCATGAAGTTATTGGAGAAATCGTTGATTTGCAATTGGACAAGAGCGGGATATCTATTTTTGAAATTAGCAAGGAGCATGTCTTTTCACGGACAGGCATCGCACGTGGACATCATATTTTCGCACAGGCCAATTCACTGGCTGTAGCAGTTATAAACGATGAGATTGCGCTTACGTTTTCGGCGGATATTCGTTTTATCCGTCCGGTTCATCTGGGCGAGAAATGTATCGCCAAAGCGTATGTGCGCCCAGTCTCGGGAAGTAAGGGCAAGGCTAAAGTAGAGGTCTTCACTTATGTCGGCGAAGAGATGGTGTTCCAAGGGAACTTTGTCATTTACCGTTCAGCGGTAGAAGACAACAACGAAGGAGGAAGTCAGCATGAGAATCGCCATTGA
- the rpmF gene encoding 50S ribosomal protein L32 — MAVPQRRTSKTRRDKRRTHFKLAVPGMVKCEQCGELKLAHHVCKVCGTYKAREVIKG; from the coding sequence ATGGCAGTACCTCAACGGAGAACGTCCAAAACGCGCCGCGACAAACGCCGCACGCATTTCAAATTGGCTGTGCCGGGCATGGTAAAATGTGAACAATGCGGAGAATTGAAGCTTGCTCACCACGTATGCAAAGTTTGCGGAACATACAAAGCAAGAGAAGTTATCAAAGGCTAA
- a CDS encoding YceD family protein yields MNFKFRQMASHDGPKQLQEALDMSHVVKGRKDIHGISPLACDLTAVYVEGNVVEVTGALSAQLDMSCSRCLKPLKRKVDIEFEETFKRIDTPEEEGQNEEEDDIRFTAEDQVDLSPYIEEALLLNLPYTAVCKEDCKGLCPSCGTDLNERDCDCEKDQIDPRLAALGDFFKK; encoded by the coding sequence ATGAATTTTAAATTTCGCCAGATGGCATCGCACGATGGGCCGAAGCAACTGCAGGAAGCTCTCGATATGAGTCATGTGGTCAAAGGACGTAAAGACATACACGGTATCAGTCCGCTGGCATGCGACTTGACGGCTGTATACGTGGAAGGGAATGTAGTCGAGGTGACAGGTGCGCTGTCCGCGCAATTGGACATGTCCTGCTCTCGTTGTCTGAAGCCTTTGAAGCGTAAAGTCGATATCGAATTTGAGGAAACTTTCAAACGCATTGACACCCCCGAAGAAGAAGGGCAGAATGAAGAAGAGGATGACATTCGGTTCACTGCTGAAGATCAGGTGGATTTAAGTCCATATATTGAGGAAGCATTGCTTCTGAATCTTCCATACACTGCCGTATGCAAGGAGGACTGCAAAGGACTTTGTCCAAGCTGCGGGACGGACTTGAACGAACGGGATTGCGACTGCGAAAAGGATCAAATTGATCCGCGGCTGGCAGCGCTAGGTGACTTTTTCAAAAAATGA